One Pseudomonadota bacterium genomic window carries:
- a CDS encoding TetR/AcrR family transcriptional regulator, protein MPYRPEHKEETRVRIIECARRLFNRHGFSEVSIDQIMAEAGLTRGGFYNHFRNKEELFCEAVKFYATCNPSERWDGVEVDFEGERLTFAAQIVNAYLSRPHLDDLDYHCPMVALPSDIARAGPAMRETYQMLLQGMIGMFQSGVGGDDETARRKAIAIATLCIGGMVMARTLDDAGFADEVRETARDLALQIGAFDDPASSRAA, encoded by the coding sequence ATGCCCTATCGCCCAGAACATAAAGAAGAAACCCGCGTCAGAATCATCGAGTGTGCGCGCCGCCTGTTCAACCGGCACGGCTTCAGCGAGGTCTCGATCGATCAGATCATGGCCGAGGCCGGTCTGACGCGCGGCGGCTTCTATAACCACTTCCGCAACAAGGAAGAGCTGTTCTGTGAAGCCGTGAAGTTTTACGCGACCTGCAATCCGTCCGAGCGTTGGGACGGCGTTGAGGTCGACTTCGAGGGCGAGCGTCTGACGTTCGCCGCGCAGATCGTCAATGCCTATCTGTCACGGCCGCACCTGGACGATCTGGATTATCATTGTCCGATGGTCGCGTTGCCGTCGGACATCGCGCGCGCTGGGCCGGCCATGCGCGAGACCTATCAGATGCTGCTGCAAGGCATGATCGGCATGTTCCAGTCGGGCGTCGGCGGCGACGACGAGACGGCGCGCCGCAAGGCGATCGCGATCGCGACGTTGTGTATCGGCGGCATGGTCATGGCGCGCACGCTCGACGATGCCGGTTTTGCCGATGAGGTCCGGGAAACGGCCCGCGATCTCGCGCTCCAGATCGGCGCGTTCGACGACCCGGCCAGCAGCCGGGCGGCTTGA
- a CDS encoding glutathione S-transferase family protein, with translation MQLYYFETPNARKPCAVARHTGAPVEFVLVDLSKGEHKSPEYLDVNPNGKIPALRDGDTRIWESCAIMCYLAQKTGSDLWPADPAQQVEVLRWLQWDTAHFSRHAQTFVFQHLIKPAFGLGDPDAAALEESTGFLQQFAGVLDSHLKGRDSLVGDGLTIADFAVASALPHAQDAKMPLDGFKEINRWHDAMMTLPAWRDPYPERLAQTG, from the coding sequence ATGCAGCTCTACTATTTCGAGACCCCGAACGCCCGCAAGCCCTGCGCCGTCGCCCGCCACACCGGCGCGCCGGTCGAGTTTGTCCTGGTCGATCTGTCCAAGGGCGAACACAAGAGCCCGGAGTATCTCGACGTCAACCCGAACGGCAAGATCCCGGCCTTGCGCGATGGCGATACCAGGATTTGGGAATCCTGCGCCATCATGTGTTACCTCGCGCAGAAAACCGGGTCAGACCTCTGGCCCGCCGATCCCGCACAGCAGGTCGAGGTGCTGCGTTGGCTGCAATGGGACACCGCGCACTTCTCGCGGCACGCCCAGACGTTCGTCTTTCAACACCTGATCAAGCCGGCGTTCGGCCTGGGCGACCCAGACGCGGCAGCGCTGGAAGAATCGACCGGGTTTCTTCAACAGTTCGCCGGTGTCCTCGACAGTCATCTTAAAGGTCGCGACAGCCTGGTCGGCGACGGTCTGACCATCGCCGACTTCGCGGTCGCTTCCGCGCTGCCGCATGCGCAGGACGCCAAGATGCCGCTTGACGGCTTTAAGGAGATCAACCGCTGGCACGATGCCATGATGACACTGCCGGCCTGGCGCGACCCTTATCCTGAAAGGCTCGCCCAGACCGGCTGA
- a CDS encoding glutaminyl-peptide cyclotransferase, with the protein MKQLLGAVIVVLLVAVPAAADLPILHDGEAPQVGHERIYGQTAIPVYRYDILKTYDHDTADYTEALFMNDGHLFEGTGQYGKSRLKTWDLETGEVIRQRELDDRYFGEGAVALNGVLYQLTYISNIAFTYRADDLTPTESFRYLHQGWGLTTDGEHLIMSDGSAAILFIEPDDMGVHRHIIVHDAYSEVGFLNELEYVDGDIYANIWQTDYIVRFSAETGEVNGWVDLTGLNPDPKTLVYPHVLNGIAYTGEPGTLLVTGKNWPNLWHIRLTPVANTDP; encoded by the coding sequence GTGAAACAGCTTCTTGGCGCCGTGATCGTGGTGTTGTTAGTCGCCGTGCCGGCGGCGGCCGACCTCCCCATCCTCCACGACGGCGAGGCGCCCCAAGTCGGGCATGAGCGCATCTACGGGCAGACCGCCATCCCGGTCTACCGCTACGACATTCTCAAGACATACGATCACGATACCGCCGACTACACCGAAGCCCTCTTCATGAACGACGGCCATCTCTTCGAGGGGACGGGCCAGTACGGCAAATCGCGGCTCAAGACATGGGACCTCGAAACAGGCGAGGTCATCCGCCAGCGCGAACTCGACGACCGCTACTTCGGCGAAGGTGCGGTCGCTCTCAACGGTGTGCTGTACCAGCTCACCTACATCTCCAACATCGCCTTCACCTATCGCGCCGACGATCTCACGCCGACTGAATCGTTCCGTTACCTGCATCAGGGCTGGGGTCTCACCACCGATGGCGAACACCTGATCATGAGCGACGGCTCCGCCGCCATCTTGTTCATCGAGCCTGATGATATGGGGGTCCATCGCCACATCATCGTGCACGACGCCTATAGCGAGGTCGGATTTCTGAACGAGCTGGAGTATGTCGACGGCGATATCTACGCCAACATTTGGCAGACCGACTACATCGTCCGCTTCTCGGCCGAAACGGGAGAGGTCAATGGCTGGGTCGACCTGACCGGCCTGAACCCGGATCCCAAGACCTTGGTCTATCCCCACGTGCTCAATGGCATCGCCTATACGGGCGAGCCCGGCACCTTGCTGGTTACCGGCAAGAACTGGCCGAACCTCTGGCACATCAGGTTGACGCCTGTCGCCAACACTGATCCCTAG
- a CDS encoding permease translates to MTALVQRLGALGGVKIDRVWLAVAVVFAALAVLDNAQFVPSLTFTGSALLSTAPYILFAVLCIGYLKASGAETMIARAFEGRETRMIVLAALFGGLAPFCSCEVIPFIAGMLALGTPVSAVMAFWLASPLIDPPSLLITAGALGWPFAVAKAVAAVGIGLMGGFAIKMAVTRGWFATPLRTRAAGTGCGCGPSPFDGKPAWFFWKEAPRRDVFRRESLANTAFLLKWLALAYLLESLMIAYVPAEAIAGVVGGSGIGPIVLSALVGVPAYLNGYAAPPLVAGLIEQGMSVGAGMAFIIAGAVSSIPAMMAVFALVNRRVFAAYVVLGFTGAILAGSAYGLIMGG, encoded by the coding sequence ATGACCGCTCTGGTTCAACGTCTCGGCGCGCTGGGCGGGGTGAAGATCGACCGGGTCTGGCTGGCCGTCGCCGTCGTGTTTGCAGCACTTGCGGTGTTGGACAACGCGCAGTTCGTGCCTTCGCTGACCTTCACCGGCAGCGCCTTGCTGTCGACGGCGCCCTACATCCTGTTCGCCGTCTTGTGCATCGGTTATCTGAAGGCGAGCGGTGCGGAGACAATGATCGCGCGCGCCTTCGAGGGCCGGGAAACACGCATGATCGTGCTGGCGGCGCTGTTCGGCGGCCTTGCGCCGTTTTGCAGTTGCGAGGTCATCCCGTTCATCGCCGGCATGCTGGCGCTGGGTACGCCGGTCTCCGCCGTCATGGCGTTTTGGCTGGCATCGCCCTTGATCGATCCGCCATCGCTTCTGATCACCGCCGGGGCGCTGGGCTGGCCGTTCGCGGTCGCCAAGGCGGTTGCCGCCGTCGGCATCGGGTTGATGGGCGGGTTCGCGATCAAGATGGCGGTGACGCGCGGCTGGTTTGCCACCCCGTTGCGCACCCGCGCGGCCGGCACCGGCTGTGGCTGCGGTCCGTCGCCGTTCGACGGCAAACCCGCCTGGTTCTTCTGGAAGGAAGCGCCGCGGCGTGACGTATTCCGCCGGGAGTCGCTTGCCAACACAGCCTTCCTGTTGAAGTGGCTAGCGCTGGCCTATCTGCTGGAAAGCCTGATGATCGCCTATGTGCCGGCCGAAGCGATTGCCGGTGTTGTCGGCGGGTCGGGTATCGGCCCGATCGTTCTGAGCGCGCTGGTCGGCGTGCCCGCATACCTGAACGGCTATGCCGCGCCGCCCTTGGTCGCCGGTCTGATCGAGCAGGGCATGAGTGTGGGTGCCGGCATGGCATTCATCATCGCCGGTGCGGTGAGTTCCATCCCCGCCATGATGGCGGTCTTCGCGCTCGTCAACCGGCGCGTCTTCGCGGCCTATGTGGTGCTGGGCTTCACCGGCGCCATCCTGGCCGGCTCGGCATATGGTCTGATCATGGGCGGCTAG
- a CDS encoding metalloregulator ArsR/SmtB family transcription factor: MASIGIEEAAQGFAAVGSEPRLEVLLALVRAGHDGLTVGDIQSRLAIPASTLAHHLRFLAAAGVVTQEKQGRAIINRAAYDRLQILADFLLSECCQDALRPANDKVAGKAS; this comes from the coding sequence ATGGCATCAATTGGCATTGAAGAGGCTGCGCAGGGCTTCGCGGCGGTCGGGTCGGAACCGAGGTTGGAGGTCCTGTTGGCACTGGTCAGAGCCGGCCACGACGGTTTGACCGTTGGTGACATCCAGAGTCGTTTGGCGATCCCGGCATCGACCTTGGCCCATCATCTGCGTTTCCTGGCGGCCGCCGGGGTCGTGACCCAGGAAAAGCAGGGACGCGCGATCATCAACCGAGCAGCCTATGACCGCCTCCAGATTCTGGCCGACTTTCTGTTGAGCGAGTGCTGCCAGGACGCCTTGCGCCCGGCCAACGACAAGGTCGCGGGGAAGGCGTCATGA
- a CDS encoding GFA family protein: MAKKPRTYEGGCLCGDIRYTVTAEPEFPHICSCTMCRRWSGAPTTAWVEFPLANFQWNGPGGEPRYFRSSEKSQRGNCGTCGSAICVVDDGYKNISLVMGSLDRPNLIVPDVQHSYKSFRPKWWHPEVGKAKVS, encoded by the coding sequence ATGGCGAAGAAACCACGGACTTACGAAGGCGGATGTCTGTGCGGCGACATTCGCTACACCGTCACCGCGGAGCCCGAGTTTCCTCACATATGTTCGTGCACCATGTGCCGGCGCTGGAGCGGCGCGCCGACCACCGCCTGGGTCGAGTTTCCTCTGGCCAACTTCCAGTGGAACGGACCAGGCGGCGAACCCCGCTACTTCCGATCTTCCGAGAAATCGCAACGCGGCAACTGTGGCACATGCGGCAGTGCCATCTGCGTCGTCGATGACGGCTACAAGAACATCTCACTCGTCATGGGCAGTCTTGACCGCCCCAACCTGATCGTTCCGGACGTCCAGCACAGCTACAAGTCGTTCCGTCCGAAATGGTGGCACCCGGAGGTCGGTAAAGCCAAGGTAAGCTGA
- a CDS encoding GFA family protein has protein sequence MSEPQRHAACQCGQLNITVKGNPDFAVACHCIACQRRTGSPFGIGAYYRRDQVESIDGNVKTFDRVAESGRNLSNHFCPDCGTNLYWTLEMRPDHMGIALGCFDDPQFVQPVRTIWTEHQHAWIHLPDDLPAFEKAVPPS, from the coding sequence GTGTCTGAACCACAACGTCACGCCGCCTGTCAGTGCGGTCAGCTCAACATCACCGTAAAGGGTAATCCGGACTTCGCCGTCGCGTGCCATTGCATCGCGTGTCAACGGCGCACCGGTAGCCCGTTCGGTATCGGCGCCTACTATCGGCGCGATCAGGTTGAGAGCATCGACGGCAACGTTAAGACCTTTGACCGCGTCGCGGAGTCCGGACGCAACCTCTCCAATCACTTCTGCCCCGACTGCGGCACCAATCTCTACTGGACCCTGGAGATGCGGCCGGACCACATGGGCATCGCGCTCGGCTGTTTCGATGACCCCCAGTTTGTGCAGCCTGTCCGCACCATCTGGACGGAACATCAGCACGCATGGATCCATCTGCCCGACGACCTCCCCGCCTTTGAGAAGGCGGTGCCGCCAAGCTAA
- a CDS encoding pentapeptide repeat-containing protein, whose amino-acid sequence MMKALAVFSLVSMLAIPALAYNEADLTRLKETGNCTSCDLSGAPMAALFLPGADFSGSDLTDADLRQTELSGAGFNNAVLNGANLSDANAAYADFSAADLRHADLSRANFYSADMREAVLSHANLDGANFTRAHRAGITAVGAFICKTTMPDGHVEHRDC is encoded by the coding sequence ATGATGAAAGCGCTTGCCGTTTTTTCGCTCGTATCAATGCTCGCCATTCCGGCATTGGCCTATAACGAGGCAGATCTGACGCGCCTTAAGGAAACCGGCAATTGCACCTCGTGTGATCTCAGCGGCGCGCCGATGGCCGCGCTCTTCCTGCCCGGTGCGGATTTTAGCGGCAGCGATCTCACCGATGCGGATTTGCGTCAGACCGAATTGAGCGGCGCCGGATTCAACAACGCGGTCTTGAACGGCGCCAACCTCTCCGACGCGAACGCTGCCTACGCGGACTTCAGTGCCGCCGATCTGCGCCATGCCGATCTCAGCCGTGCCAATTTCTATTCAGCCGACATGCGCGAAGCGGTCCTTAGCCATGCCAACTTGGACGGCGCCAACTTCACACGCGCGCACCGCGCCGGTATCACCGCGGTCGGCGCCTTTATCTGCAAGACCACCATGCCCGACGGTCACGTCGAACACCGCGACTGCTAG
- a CDS encoding YafY family protein — MRRADRLFEIIQILRQASQPVTAAALADSLEVNLRTVYRDMAALQAMRVPVEGAAGIGYVMRRGFDLPPLMFSSEEVEAIMVGLSLVTRTGDKGLLDAADGAAAKIAEVLPERLAGGRESEWLKVSGWGTPHPSVDLRACRQAVREERKLAITYCNEKGETSERTILPLAVVYYISVTVIAAWCELRQDFRHFRADRIEGMDALDERFKGEGDKLRAEWAESTDPLFTS, encoded by the coding sequence ATGCGACGCGCCGACAGGCTGTTCGAAATCATTCAAATCCTGCGTCAGGCGAGCCAACCGGTGACGGCAGCGGCGCTTGCCGACTCGCTGGAAGTTAACCTGAGGACCGTCTATCGCGACATGGCCGCGCTGCAGGCGATGCGCGTGCCGGTCGAGGGCGCGGCGGGCATCGGCTATGTCATGCGACGCGGGTTCGATCTGCCGCCGCTGATGTTCTCGTCCGAGGAGGTCGAGGCGATCATGGTCGGGCTGTCGCTGGTCACGCGCACGGGCGACAAAGGCCTGCTGGATGCGGCAGATGGCGCGGCGGCCAAAATTGCCGAGGTATTGCCGGAACGCCTGGCCGGCGGACGCGAAAGCGAATGGCTGAAGGTTTCGGGCTGGGGCACACCGCACCCAAGCGTCGACCTGCGCGCATGCCGCCAAGCGGTGCGCGAAGAGCGCAAGCTGGCGATCACCTATTGCAACGAGAAGGGCGAGACGAGCGAACGGACCATCCTGCCGCTGGCCGTCGTCTACTACATCTCCGTCACCGTGATCGCGGCGTGGTGCGAGCTGCGCCAAGATTTCCGACACTTCCGCGCCGACCGGATCGAAGGCATGGACGCGCTGGATGAGCGGTTCAAGGGTGAGGGTGATAAGCTGCGCGCCGAATGGGCGGAAAGCACCGATCCGCTGTTCACGTCATAA
- a CDS encoding pyridoxamine 5'-phosphate oxidase family protein, whose translation MAKPTTSLSKPQQDFITRQRLFFVATAAPDGRVNLSPKGLDTLKIMAPDRIVWLSLSGSGNETAAHLLENDRMTLMFCAFEGKPGIIRAYGHARAIHPHDGEWDSLVGLFPSLPGTRQIFDVAIDLVQTSCGTGIPEFVFQKERAIEQLLPFYDEMDQAGLKAYWTKKNTVSLDGKPTGIFES comes from the coding sequence ATGGCCAAACCGACGACATCGCTCAGCAAGCCGCAACAGGACTTCATCACCCGCCAGCGGCTCTTCTTCGTTGCGACCGCCGCGCCGGACGGGCGGGTCAACCTGTCGCCGAAAGGGCTCGACACGCTGAAGATCATGGCGCCTGACCGCATCGTCTGGCTCAGTCTTTCCGGTAGCGGCAACGAGACGGCGGCGCATCTTCTCGAGAACGACCGAATGACCCTCATGTTCTGCGCGTTTGAAGGCAAGCCGGGCATCATCCGCGCCTACGGCCATGCCCGCGCTATCCATCCGCACGATGGTGAGTGGGACAGCCTCGTCGGTCTGTTCCCATCGCTGCCAGGCACGCGCCAGATCTTCGACGTGGCGATCGATCTCGTGCAGACCTCATGCGGCACCGGCATACCGGAGTTCGTGTTTCAGAAAGAGCGCGCGATAGAACAGCTCCTGCCGTTCTATGACGAGATGGATCAGGCCGGCCTGAAAGCCTATTGGACGAAGAAGAACACGGTCAGCCTCGACGGCAAGCCAACCGGCATCTTCGAGAGCTGA
- a CDS encoding DMT family transporter: MRQTAAHHLGIVLVAISAIAWSTAGIFTKGITADVWIILFWRGLFSAAFIALYVAWRDRRATWACFGVMGLPGWAVATTGTIATIAYLASFKFTAVTNVVVIYATAPFAAAAIAWLLGRERTKRDTLIAAAAALVGVVIMMSGSLGTPNLTGDLLAIVMTAFMAIMLVLIRRFPASPMVPAMALSSLQITVIAVALVDPFAVSLAELWWLVAFGLVQAGAVILLTEGTRLIPAPQAALIGSLDVPLAPIWAWLILAELPPVATFIGGAVVLAAVALHMRRDWQQQSAATPQDAPQH; this comes from the coding sequence GTGAGACAGACGGCCGCCCATCACCTCGGCATCGTGCTCGTCGCGATCTCCGCGATCGCGTGGAGCACGGCGGGCATCTTCACCAAAGGCATCACGGCCGATGTCTGGATCATCCTGTTCTGGCGCGGCCTGTTCAGCGCCGCCTTCATCGCGCTCTACGTCGCCTGGCGCGACCGGCGGGCGACGTGGGCCTGTTTCGGCGTCATGGGCCTGCCGGGCTGGGCGGTCGCAACCACCGGCACAATCGCCACCATCGCCTATCTCGCCTCTTTCAAGTTCACCGCGGTCACCAACGTTGTCGTGATCTACGCCACCGCGCCCTTCGCGGCGGCGGCAATCGCATGGCTTCTCGGGCGGGAACGCACGAAACGCGACACGCTCATCGCGGCCGCGGCAGCGCTGGTCGGTGTCGTCATCATGATGAGCGGATCGCTCGGCACGCCGAACCTGACCGGCGACCTGCTTGCCATCGTCATGACCGCCTTCATGGCGATCATGCTGGTCTTGATCCGGCGCTTCCCCGCCTCCCCCATGGTGCCGGCCATGGCGCTCTCGTCGCTGCAGATTACCGTGATCGCGGTCGCCCTCGTCGATCCCTTCGCCGTCAGCCTGGCCGAACTTTGGTGGCTGGTTGCCTTCGGTCTGGTTCAGGCCGGCGCCGTCATCTTGCTGACCGAGGGCACGCGCCTCATCCCCGCGCCTCAGGCAGCCTTGATCGGCTCCCTCGACGTCCCTCTCGCGCCGATCTGGGCCTGGCTCATCCTCGCCGAACTGCCGCCGGTCGCGACCTTCATCGGCGGCGCCGTCGTGCTCGCCGCCGTCGCCCTTCACATGCGCCGCGACTGGCAGCAGCAGTCCGCCGCCACGCCCCAGGACGCCCCGCAACACTGA
- a CDS encoding AAA family ATPase: MILTFAVSGYRSLREIILPLEQLTVITGPNGSGKSSLYRAIRLLADVAQGRAVGALASEGGLQSTLWAGPEAFSRAMKTGDVPVQGTMRRDRVSLKLGFADEDYGYAIDLGLPVASGRSLFNLDPEIKAEALWVGEVLKRRGELASRNGPSVQVLDDSGKRVHVLNDLSSFDSMMTHAADPRGARELLALRERMRGWRFYDHFRTDRDAPARRPQVGTRTPVLSSDGSDLAAALQTIREIGDNNALDEAVEDAFPGGSVDVTVTDGLFEVVMQQHGLLRSLRAGELSDGTLRYLLLVTALLTPRPPPLLVLNEPETSLHADLLEPLARLIATAAERSQIIVVSHAAPLVEALDRLAGATVYALNKELGETAIQGLDKPAWAWPKR; this comes from the coding sequence ATGATCCTCACCTTCGCCGTTTCCGGCTACCGTTCGCTGCGCGAGATCATTCTGCCGCTCGAGCAACTGACCGTGATCACCGGTCCCAACGGCAGCGGCAAGTCGAGCCTATACCGCGCGATCCGATTGCTGGCCGATGTCGCCCAGGGCCGCGCCGTCGGCGCGCTGGCGTCCGAAGGCGGCCTGCAATCGACGCTGTGGGCCGGACCGGAAGCCTTCTCGCGCGCCATGAAGACCGGCGACGTACCCGTTCAGGGCACCATGCGGCGCGACCGCGTCAGTTTGAAACTCGGTTTCGCCGACGAAGACTACGGGTACGCGATCGACCTCGGCCTGCCTGTCGCATCGGGCCGCTCGCTATTCAATCTGGACCCGGAGATCAAGGCCGAGGCGCTCTGGGTTGGCGAGGTCCTGAAGCGCCGCGGCGAGTTGGCCAGCCGCAACGGGCCCAGCGTGCAGGTGCTCGACGACAGCGGCAAACGCGTCCACGTGCTGAACGACCTCTCCAGCTTCGACAGCATGATGACGCACGCCGCCGATCCGCGCGGCGCGCGCGAGCTGCTCGCCTTGCGCGAACGCATGCGCGGCTGGCGCTTCTACGATCACTTCCGCACCGACCGCGACGCGCCGGCCCGCCGTCCCCAGGTCGGCACCCGCACGCCGGTCCTGTCCTCTGACGGATCCGACCTGGCGGCGGCACTCCAGACCATCCGAGAGATCGGCGATAACAACGCCTTGGACGAGGCCGTCGAAGACGCCTTCCCGGGCGGCAGTGTCGACGTGACCGTGACCGACGGCCTGTTCGAGGTCGTGATGCAACAGCACGGTCTGTTGCGGTCCCTTCGCGCCGGCGAACTCTCCGACGGCACACTGCGCTACCTGCTGTTGGTCACCGCGCTCCTGACGCCGCGCCCACCACCGCTCCTTGTCCTCAACGAACCAGAGACCAGCCTGCACGCCGATCTTCTGGAGCCGCTCGCGCGCCTGATCGCCACCGCCGCCGAACGTTCGCAGATCATCGTTGTCTCCCATGCCGCGCCGCTTGTCGAGGCGCTCGATCGCCTGGCCGGCGCCACGGTCTACGCGCTCAACAAAGAACTCGGCGAAACCGCCATCCAAGGCCTCGACAAACCCGCCTGGGCCTGGCCGAAACGTTGA
- a CDS encoding aminoglycoside phosphotransferase family protein produces the protein MVSPDNTSPELDRLLQHALGAWSLEADGALIETPSSWVVPARLGAEPAMLKLMKDTSDEEYAAGLLAYYDGDGAVRVLASDDRAVLLERASGTRSLVAMATSGRDDEAATILADITARLHAPRARPAPATLWPLEEWFSSLFEHEHQSDLLGRCATMARRLLAAPTDTMPLHGDMHHGNVLDGGERGWLAIDPKALLGERTYDIANQLCNPYPHAEIVHDADRFRRLAALYGDRLDIEPQRILDMTFAYTGLSASWDMDDGDPDFALTNAEILAPVTSS, from the coding sequence ATGGTCTCTCCTGATAACACGTCTCCCGAACTCGACCGCTTGTTGCAGCATGCTCTGGGCGCTTGGTCGCTCGAGGCCGATGGCGCGCTGATCGAGACACCGTCAAGCTGGGTGGTGCCGGCCCGCCTCGGTGCTGAGCCCGCCATGCTCAAACTCATGAAGGACACAAGCGACGAAGAGTACGCCGCCGGCCTGCTCGCCTACTACGACGGTGACGGCGCGGTGCGCGTGCTGGCGTCGGACGACCGCGCGGTGCTGCTGGAACGCGCGTCTGGCACACGCTCGCTGGTAGCCATGGCGACATCCGGCAGGGATGACGAAGCCGCCACGATCCTCGCCGACATCACCGCACGTCTGCATGCACCGCGGGCCCGGCCCGCACCGGCCACGCTCTGGCCGCTCGAGGAATGGTTCTCGTCGCTGTTCGAGCATGAGCATCAGAGCGACCTGCTCGGCCGCTGCGCTACGATGGCGCGGCGCCTGCTTGCCGCGCCGACCGACACGATGCCGCTCCACGGCGACATGCATCACGGCAATGTCCTGGACGGCGGTGAGCGCGGCTGGCTGGCGATCGACCCGAAGGCGTTGCTGGGCGAACGCACCTACGACATCGCCAACCAGCTCTGCAACCCCTACCCCCATGCCGAGATCGTGCACGATGCCGACCGCTTCCGGCGGTTGGCCGCGCTCTATGGAGATAGGTTGGACATCGAACCCCAGCGCATTCTCGACATGACCTTCGCCTATACAGGTCTGTCGGCAAGCTGGGATATGGATGACGGCGATCCCGACTTTGCCCTCACCAACGCCGAGATACTGGCGCCAGTCACCAGCAGCTAG
- a CDS encoding phage holin family protein yields the protein MDTLIRNLRILWRTERLLTELRLRAMLRRTSLLLIAGIVGLFAFAMLNVAGYLYLAPILEPTLAALVVSAIDAVLAIILLIGAQPQKPGTETRMLEEVRDMALADLEAGAKSVEADLRAVRSEVEGITESVKSFAHNPMGALNPQTIGPIMSMLANLIRGKKDKGTD from the coding sequence ATGGATACGCTGATCCGCAACCTGCGAATTTTGTGGCGCACGGAACGCCTGCTGACAGAGCTCAGGCTGCGCGCGATGCTGCGGCGAACCAGCCTGTTGCTGATCGCCGGCATCGTCGGGCTTTTCGCCTTCGCCATGTTGAACGTGGCGGGTTACCTCTATCTGGCGCCGATCCTGGAGCCGACGCTGGCCGCGCTTGTTGTCTCCGCGATTGATGCGGTGCTGGCGATCATTCTGTTGATCGGCGCGCAACCGCAGAAGCCGGGCACCGAGACGCGCATGCTGGAAGAGGTCCGCGACATGGCGCTCGCCGACCTGGAGGCCGGCGCCAAGTCGGTCGAGGCCGATTTGCGCGCGGTGAGGTCCGAGGTCGAGGGCATCACCGAAAGCGTCAAGTCGTTCGCCCATAACCCGATGGGCGCGCTGAACCCCCAGACCATCGGCCCGATCATGTCGATGCTGGCGAACCTGATCCGCGGCAAGAAGGACAAGGGTACCGACTGA